AGCGGCGAGGCGTTCGACGCCAGCGGCTTCCTCGTCCACGGCGTCGACCCGGCCAGCCCGGTCAGCGGGCTCTACGCCGCGATGGCGGGCAACGCGATGTTGCTCGAGGTCATCAACGTCGTCGTCCCGGTCACGCAGGTGCTGATCGGCGTGGCGCTGATCACCGGCGCGTTCGTTCGGCTGGCCGCTCTCGGCGGCGCGCTCCAGATGTCGGCCTTCTACCTCGGCGGGTGGGAGGGACAGTGGCTCGCGCTGTTCGACTCGACGCTGATCTACGCCGTCGTCTTCCTGGCCATCGCGGCCTTCGGCGCCGGCCGGATCCTCGGCCTCGACCGCTACATCGAACAGATCGACGCGGGCGGGCAGACGCTCGTCGAGCGCTTCCCGAAGCTTCGATACGTTCTGAGCTAACTCCGATTTTTGTATGGAAGCCAGGAAAGTACCCGCGGCTTCGGCTGTGAGCAACTCAATTACTGCGAACTGACCCCGTTGGAGCCCTTCGTCGGTGATAGACTTCAGGAATCGCGCTGAATACAGAGCGCGAACTTACGAGATCCATTCACAAGCGGCGCCGTAGGTCAGTTCCTCTTCTTCAATATACGCTGCTAGACACGCATAATTACAGAACTGCCCCATCCGGTTAGCAGAAGCGTTCGTCCCCTCGTTTACGAATATGGGGTCGTGTCGCTCACCGTCGCTCCCACAGTACGTGCATTCGTTTTCCATGGTCTCTGTTCGTGTGGAAAGCGGTAAGTCGTTGTCTGAAGTCAGCACGCGAGTTCTGTCAGCATGAATACGCA
Above is a genomic segment from Natrononativus amylolyticus containing:
- a CDS encoding DoxX family protein, which translates into the protein MSTTTRNRLESRYAGITLEGHPHALSAWFIVALRFVMGGTMLFAGLGKFAFVSGEAFDASGFLVHGVDPASPVSGLYAAMAGNAMLLEVINVVVPVTQVLIGVALITGAFVRLAALGGALQMSAFYLGGWEGQWLALFDSTLIYAVVFLAIAAFGAGRILGLDRYIEQIDAGGQTLVERFPKLRYVLS